A stretch of DNA from Caretta caretta isolate rCarCar2 chromosome 24, rCarCar1.hap1, whole genome shotgun sequence:
CCAGTGATGGCAGGGCTCTGCTGGCAGGTGATGGGGACGGTGCGCTCCTGGGCCTTGCCTTCTGGTTTGGTGGGCGCCGTGATGGAGAGGATGCCGTCGGGCGAGAGGGCTGAGGTGACAGTGGCGGGGTCCACACCCCGGGGCAGCCCGTAGCGCCGGTGGAACTCACGAGAGATGTAGCCGTGCTCGTCCTGGGGGCAAGAGAGAAGGTgtcagtgtgggggggaggagggctgaggggggcactccgggctggggggggccgtACCGGACGCTCCTCATGCTTGGCGTGCACCTCCACGTAGTCACCCACCACCTTCACGCTCAGCTCCTCAGGCGAGAAATGCTTCACATCCAGCAGCACTGAGAACCGGTCCTTGTCCAGTGTCATCTGTGGGGGCAGACCAGCGGGtgagggcactgctggggggaagCTCACTGGTGCTGGGCACTGTCAGAGGGAAGGttgcagggctgggggccaggcacTGCCAGGGAGAAGCTTTTGGGgctgggcactgccagagggaaGCTCACAGCACCTGGGGCTGGGCACCACTGGAGGGAAGCtcacagctccagggctgggcacTGACGGGGAAACTCACAGCACCAGGTTCCAGGGCTGGACACTGCGGGGTAGGGGAGAGCTTGCAGGGGCTGGGCACTGTCAGGGGGAAGCTTGCGGCACCGGTCCTGGGCACTGTCAGGGAGAAGCTCACAGacttggggagctgggggaaacTTACAGTGCCGGGGGCCAGGTCTGGGCACTGTGGGGGGGGAAGCTTACAGGGCTAGGcactgccgggggagggggactcgCAGTGCTGGAGTCCCACCCCTCTGAGTGCTGCCCCTGCCGGGCCCTGCAGATGCTGGTGCGGTGAGGGACGCAGAGCCTGGGGGAGGGTGGAATAACGGGGTCCAAAGTTGGGGGGAGCTAGCtgctccctccccgtccccccgtCCCCATGGCCGGCAGCCCAACCAGCTGGCAGCAGGCGCCGCACAGCACAGGAATGTTACCATAATAGGGCAGCCTCTGCTTCCGTGCCACCCCCCGTTACCCCTCTCCTGCTCACCGGTGCCCCAAGGGGTGGGAGGCACTCACACCCCAATATGGCTGTGTACAGCATTAgtccccgcagccccccactcccagcacagcCCTGGGGAAGCTCGTGCCACTGGGGTGAGACTCTCTGGTATTTGGGGTATGGGCCTGGCAGAGCAGAATTCAGGGGTGCAGAGAGGATGTGGGCCATGCATGGATCTGGGGGTACAGTGAGCACAGGCAACACCTGGATTTAAGGGTACAgagagagggggcagcagggaatgGGGATGCAGGGAGGTACAGAAGGGGTGTGGATTATGGAGTTAGGGGAGCAGAGAGAGTGGTGGACAttaatggatgggtgggtggggggggcccACGTGGCTCTGGGGGGCCAGCAGTGGGTGGGGCCTGGGTGTGACTACAGGAAGGGTGGAGACCATGCACAGATCCAGGGGGTGAAGCAAGCGGGGGGAGCAGGGATGTGGGGAGCAGTGAGGATGATGCAGAGATTTTTGGGACAGTCAGGGGGTGCAGAGATTGGGGATACAGGGATTGGGCACAATGAGGGTGATGCTGGGATTTGGGGGGCAGCGAAGGGGCAGGAGTTTTCGGGTGCAGTGAGGGTGGGGcaaggagtgggggaagggattgGTGtagtgagggggtgcagggattcagtgggcagtgaggggggcagggatttggggcagggatgggggagtgcagggatttggggtgcagcgAGGGatgcagggattggggtgcatgGATTGGGGCAGTAGGGGTGCAGGGATTGGGGGAGCAGTGAtttggggcagtgagggggtgcggggactgggagcagggagggggagcagggattGGGGGCAATGAGGGGCACCCACCCCTGACCCACCTCGGAGAGGCCTGTGTCGGGCAGGACCACGCCAGGGGGGCGGGCGCAGAGGGGGCCGTGGCCAGCGGCGGGGCAGAGGGCTGCCAGGTCGCTCTCCAGCAGCCCCTCGCCGAAGCGCTGGTCGAAGAGGCGGTTGGCAAGGAAGGGGCCAAAGCCAGGGCCCAGAGGCCGGCGCAGCCAAGGATGCTGGATGGCGACGTCCATGGCAGCTGGGTCGGGGCGTCCGTCTGCACCCGCCCTCCGTCGGGGCCTTATATCCCACGGGCGTGGAAGGCGCTAGAAGCCTGGGCGAGGAGGGATGGCCGGGCACCGGGCCAAGGGGAGGGCCGGGCTGCCTGCCAGGCCTGCGGGGCCAGGCGAGACCAGCACAGACGGACGGACCGACCTACACTGATGTGGACAGACGGATAGGGTGGGCAACCCCCCCGTCCCCAGCCGACTGTCACCAGAGACAGACCGAGTCTGGGGCAGGTCGCAGGCCTGGATCCCGGGGGAAGGAGGAGTtccacggggggggagggggaagctgtgaggacagacagacagctcaGCCCCTCCAGCTGGGGGATGGAtagacaccacacacacacacacaaaccgtgcacgtgtgtgtgtgtgtccctctgtccctgctggaggggctgagccctaCTCTGTGCACCCCCACCCACGTCAGCCCctctgagaggccagctgccagACACAACACAGActgtgccccccaacccccaccccaccaggactcggctcccctcctcccagccctgcgAGCACTCACCCCACACGTTTGTGAGCCACTGCCCGGGGAGGGCGCTGCATGCAgtgtgtgctggggaggggcaggggaatggggacGGATAGACAGACAGTGGGATGGGGTGCGTATCTGGCACATGCACCCTGCCCCAAACCCAGGCACATGGGCGCACTGGTTCCCATCCTGTCCGATCCCATTCGGGGAGCTGCGCCCCAGACAtggagccaggctgggccagCTGGGCACAGAACAAAGGAGCATTGCCCAGAAGATTGCCCTACTCCGAGGGGTCCTGCCTGGCTGGATGCTGCCATGGGGAAGCTTGTAGAGCTGGGCACTGCCACAGGGAAGCTCACAGCGCTGAGATCCTGTCAGGCCGGACACTGTTGCAGGGAAGCTCACAGTGGCAGCGTACTCAgctgggcactgctgtggggaagctcagAGCAGCAGTGTCCCTAGCTGGGTTGGATAAGCAAAAACATTGTGTGTAGTGCTTGGAGCggaggaggtgcagggggctgggagccaggactcctgggtcctctccccagttctgagagggcagtgggggctgggggttaaAGCAGGGGGTCTCTTTAagtctctctgtcccagggattTGGTGCCCAAAGCCTGAGGCCAAATGTGCTCATGTTACTATATCAGGGATTAGCCCATGTGTCAAGCATCCGCCAAGGGACTGTGGCTAAAGTGCACGCCTGCCGCACatagggaggggggtggggggcctggctggctccggGGGATGGGGattggggcctttcccctctaggggcacCAGTTCaatccagcccagggcaggggactggctggctaagGGGGACAGGGAatagggcctttcccctctaaggAGTGCAAGCTCTGGTCCCTGCCCAGCTGGTGGTCTCTGTGTAATGAGTGTTGTGGGTCTGAGCCCGGCCTGAATACTGTGGTTTGACTGTATTGGACTTCAGAGACACGAACACTCACCTGGTGACACACACAACATTCTCCGCAGCacaaacccccaccccctggaggGAACAGCCCAGCAAAGGCAGCCACAAAACAACATGCAGGGGCACACCACGACAAATCCTGCACACTGCCCGATGCCCCCGGCAGGGCGCCTGCCGAAGAAATGAACCCAGCTACAGAGCCACAGCCAGACATGGATGCCACCTGTCTCGCAGCCCAGACACGGCTAGAGACACACCAAACACCAACCcagccacagcctgagccccacaacaACCACAAACAGCCACAAACACATGCATAGCTGCAAACACAGCCAGACACACAACTATACCCACAGCCAGACTCACACAGCTGCAAACACAAGACAGAACTGCCACAGCCCGCAGACACAGCCAGACACCCACACCCAGAAACACAAAGCCACAAATACACACAGCCACAAACACAAGACACAGAACAGCCACAGCCCACGCCCCACAACAGATGCAGACACATCCAGACACACACAGCGGCAAACGCAGTGAGATACAGAAcagccacagcctgagccctgaaaCAGCTGCAAACCCAGACAGCCAGATACATGCACAGCCAAGCCGCAGGCAAGGAGTCACAGCAGAATTGAAAACACCAGCTGCAGcgatcccccagcccagcctctggAGCCCCCCAGGCCTGGGTGAATTTCCCTCCCCCTGgccccctgcagccagccccccatAGCAGCGCAATAACCAAAAGCTCCATCCTGCTGCCTTGCCCCCGGTCATGGGCACAGGAGGCGTCAGCGGCTGACACACAAAGGCCGTTCAGCGACAGGCTGATcctgtgagcagggagagagtgCAGGCTGGGCACAGGAGacaagagctggggagagaacccaggcatcctgactggactcccagctcctgctgctctaacccaccagaccccactcccctcccagagtcagggagagaacccaggtgtcctggctcccagccctcatTGTTCTAACTGCCCAGACTTCCCTCCCCTAgccagggggagaacccaggcgtcctggctccgcCTTTCTAGCATTACATTCTGGCAAGGAAAGGGTGTTTATCTCCCTAATGCAAAACAGCTGAACTAA
This window harbors:
- the HSPB6 gene encoding heat shock protein beta-6 isoform X1, whose product is MDVAIQHPWLRRPLGPGFGPFLANRLFDQRFGEGLLESDLAALCPAAGHGPLCARPPGVVLPDTGLSEMTLDKDRFSVLLDVKHFSPEELSVKVVGDYVEVHAKHEERPDEHGYISREFHRRYGLPRGVDPATVTSALSPDGILSITAPTKPEGKAQERTVPITCQQSPAITGK
- the HSPB6 gene encoding heat shock protein beta-6 isoform X2 → MMEVKMTLDKDRFSVLLDVKHFSPEELSVKVVGDYVEVHAKHEERPDEHGYISREFHRRYGLPRGVDPATVTSALSPDGILSITAPTKPEGKAQERTVPITCQQSPAITGK